In a genomic window of Syntrophorhabdus sp.:
- a CDS encoding outer membrane lipoprotein-sorting protein, with amino-acid sequence MAITIVILGALAAPAFSGETSRTPATDEMVRRANHMALYQGADMKGAVSMVITDRQGRTRKREFNILRRDAGTGDGDQRYYVYFNEPADVRKMSFMVHKYADTAKDDDRWLYMPGLDLVKRIAAGDKRTSFVGSDYLYEDISGRSPLEDTHELTGTTENHYVLKNVPKEPGAVEFAYYLAHIDKKTCIPVKMEFFKKPDRLYRVIEVLKIEGVEALENGRKVLYPTVTRSVARNLDTGGKTEMTLSGVRYNIGLTDQIFTERYLRRPPKEAMR; translated from the coding sequence ATGGCAATAACAATAGTGATACTTGGAGCGCTCGCGGCCCCGGCCTTCTCCGGTGAAACGTCCCGGACGCCCGCGACCGATGAGATGGTCAGGAGAGCAAACCACATGGCCCTCTACCAGGGCGCGGACATGAAGGGCGCGGTCTCCATGGTCATCACGGACAGGCAGGGACGGACGCGAAAAAGAGAGTTCAACATACTGCGGAGAGATGCCGGTACAGGTGACGGGGACCAGAGATACTACGTCTATTTCAATGAACCCGCGGATGTGCGGAAAATGAGCTTCATGGTGCACAAGTACGCCGATACGGCCAAAGACGACGACCGCTGGCTCTACATGCCCGGTCTCGACCTGGTAAAACGCATTGCTGCCGGGGACAAACGCACGAGTTTCGTGGGGTCCGACTACCTTTACGAAGACATTTCCGGCAGGAGCCCCCTTGAAGATACCCACGAATTGACGGGGACGACGGAGAACCACTATGTCCTGAAGAATGTCCCGAAAGAACCGGGCGCCGTGGAGTTCGCGTACTATCTTGCCCACATCGACAAAAAAACCTGTATCCCCGTGAAGATGGAATTCTTCAAGAAGCCGGACAGGCTCTACCGGGTGATAGAGGTGCTGAAGATCGAGGGGGTCGAGGCCCTGGAAAACGGCCGGAAGGTCCTCTACCCGACGGTGACGCGATCCGTCGCGAGGAACCTCGATACTGGCGGCAAGACGGAGATGACCCTTTCCGGCGTCAGGTACAACATCGGGCTCACGGACCAGATTTTCACCGAGCGGTACCTGAGAAGGCCGCCAAAGGAAGCCATGAGGTGA